From a single Campylobacter concisus genomic region:
- a CDS encoding response regulator, with product MKNSKFYILLAPIIISAIFFAYSGNESYKKFTDLKDLNEKLYKQSLVFQTIKSAIQEHDTLIGKSQEDIRRLRDNTLKNTQKFINSIRKDDRIEIRNVNKLKELLASLNQNDKFDELFYEFFQNINGEIDSDFKQDLDRDFPLIIKAYAATLSKIYNQLSLANNTKYYVKNIFINGPLFSINSNVRENIYSVKDNTPNLDMLPKSELKENIYKDFNQFEANYQARKIREVKAKIAFSEKLNIEDIILIKQYEDDKFILLLDSAINIKNELLELTESEKISFGIKTFFEFLLCGLLILSLLSISARLKFLKMLIDKSKYISNYILSSKETSADNAISKLVKAYEDLKETYIKDSSFFQIKDRYILSVSKKLESINKEIFTSTAALKIETNNGKKQVFIDTIEKNANIMTSLYSNAKNISNVKKYSECNKTEIFDPQKSFEEILQANIVYSQSKKINFISYLDPSLTNELEGNLNSLKTAFNSIFLASLSMSLRYQNIIITIKKIQKEFDRSGLCSVSFSIKNSSTAMSEKQISDIFSDDENSLNNDESEFYLKIAQIYLKNLESKLEINSFPSIGNEFKFVVIFKTTSNYKDFDIKCDHKLAFLQDANVAYNEAFEQTTKDLGLKVDMLTSTSPSITKNYDAIFLRNTNKQGQDIKNPLILKDPLTPLSITRLLCLGEADIMNKNLNDKPKILICDTNEIYIDITASGFSKFNCEVVGVCNKKDLKQAIKQGDFDLIFVGSKFFEAEKNSIQKNLDLIKTAIQNAKIPIILMLSNTSNIDGESVKEYFNAYIKTPINSDELAQIFRKFLPNFGEIAIDESYLAKSENIILFKKSPMENKIFSSALGEFYNTLETTNSFDELLTKIKTKTYGIVLIDENVKDFNYEELTRVVDKIRQSKKVDTRVLIFGAQERSEFPFVKVLAKNITKAELSATVREQIDSMGTSYAKSSYEFIKFNA from the coding sequence ATGAAAAATAGTAAATTTTATATATTGTTAGCGCCAATAATAATTTCAGCTATCTTTTTCGCATATAGCGGAAATGAAAGCTATAAAAAATTTACAGATCTAAAAGATCTAAATGAAAAACTATATAAACAATCCTTAGTATTTCAAACTATAAAATCCGCAATACAAGAGCACGATACGCTAATAGGCAAAAGCCAAGAAGATATAAGAAGGTTGCGGGATAACACTTTAAAAAATACACAAAAATTTATAAATTCTATAAGAAAAGACGATCGCATCGAGATACGAAATGTAAATAAATTAAAAGAATTACTAGCAAGTCTAAACCAAAATGATAAATTTGATGAACTATTTTACGAATTTTTCCAAAATATAAATGGAGAAATAGATAGCGATTTTAAACAAGATTTAGACCGAGACTTTCCGCTTATAATAAAAGCCTATGCCGCAACTTTAAGTAAAATTTACAATCAACTCTCTTTAGCAAACAACACCAAATACTACGTAAAAAATATCTTTATAAATGGCCCTTTATTTTCAATAAACAGTAATGTGAGAGAAAATATATATTCCGTAAAGGACAACACGCCAAATCTTGATATGCTTCCAAAAAGTGAGCTAAAAGAGAATATTTACAAAGACTTTAACCAGTTTGAAGCCAACTATCAAGCCAGAAAAATAAGAGAAGTTAAAGCCAAGATCGCATTCTCTGAAAAGCTAAATATCGAAGATATTATCTTAATCAAACAGTATGAAGATGATAAATTTATACTTTTATTAGATAGTGCCATAAACATAAAAAATGAGCTACTAGAACTTACCGAGAGCGAGAAAATAAGCTTTGGCATAAAGACCTTTTTTGAGTTTTTGCTTTGTGGCTTGCTCATTTTATCTTTACTTAGTATTTCTGCTAGGTTGAAATTTTTAAAGATGCTTATCGATAAGTCAAAATACATATCAAACTATATCCTATCATCAAAAGAGACAAGTGCGGATAATGCGATATCAAAGCTTGTAAAAGCTTATGAAGATCTAAAAGAAACCTATATAAAAGATAGCAGCTTTTTTCAGATAAAAGATAGATATATTTTATCAGTGAGCAAGAAACTAGAGTCTATTAATAAAGAAATTTTTACATCGACTGCGGCTTTAAAAATAGAAACAAATAATGGCAAAAAGCAAGTATTTATAGACACGATAGAAAAAAATGCAAACATCATGACCTCGCTTTATAGCAATGCTAAAAATATCTCAAATGTTAAAAAATATAGCGAATGCAATAAAACCGAGATATTTGATCCTCAAAAAAGCTTCGAAGAAATTTTGCAAGCAAATATCGTCTATTCGCAAAGCAAAAAGATAAATTTTATAAGTTACCTTGATCCAAGCCTTACAAATGAACTAGAAGGAAATCTAAATTCATTAAAAACCGCATTTAACTCTATCTTTTTGGCGTCTTTATCGATGTCTTTAAGATACCAAAACATTATCATCACTATCAAAAAAATTCAAAAAGAGTTTGATAGAAGCGGACTTTGTTCTGTAAGCTTTAGCATAAAAAATAGCTCAACCGCCATGAGTGAAAAGCAAATTTCAGATATATTTTCAGATGATGAGAATAGCTTAAATAATGATGAGAGCGAGTTTTATCTAAAAATCGCTCAAATTTATTTAAAAAATTTAGAAAGCAAGCTGGAGATTAATTCGTTTCCAAGTATTGGCAATGAGTTTAAATTTGTAGTCATCTTTAAAACAACATCAAACTATAAAGACTTTGATATAAAATGCGATCATAAACTAGCATTCTTACAAGACGCAAATGTAGCTTACAACGAAGCTTTTGAGCAGACCACAAAAGACCTTGGGCTCAAAGTGGATATGCTAACAAGCACTAGTCCATCTATTACAAAAAATTATGATGCTATATTTTTAAGAAACACCAATAAGCAAGGTCAAGATATTAAAAATCCGCTCATTTTAAAAGATCCGCTAACTCCATTAAGTATCACAAGACTACTTTGCTTGGGTGAAGCTGATATTATGAATAAAAATTTAAACGATAAACCAAAAATTTTGATCTGCGATACTAATGAAATTTACATAGATATAACAGCAAGTGGCTTTAGTAAATTTAACTGCGAAGTTGTGGGAGTTTGTAATAAAAAAGATTTAAAACAAGCCATAAAGCAAGGCGATTTTGACCTTATCTTTGTTGGCTCGAAATTTTTCGAAGCTGAAAAAAATAGCATTCAAAAAAATCTTGATCTTATAAAAACAGCCATACAAAATGCAAAAATTCCAATTATACTAATGCTTTCAAACACTTCAAATATAGATGGAGAGAGTGTCAAAGAATACTTCAATGCCTATATAAAAACGCCAATAAATAGCGACGAACTGGCTCAAATTTTTAGAAAATTTTTGCCAAATTTTGGCGAGATTGCAATAGACGAAAGCTATCTAGCAAAAAGTGAAAATATTATTTTATTTAAGAAATCGCCAATGGAAAATAAAATATTTAGCTCAGCTTTAGGAGAATTTTACAACACACTTGAAACCACAAATAGCTTTGATGAGCTATTAACAAAGATAAAAACCAAAACTTATGGCATCGTTCTTATAGATGAAAATGTAAAAGACTTCAACTACGAAGAGCTAACAAGAGTTGTTGATAAGATAAGGCAAAGCAAAAAGGTTGATACAAGAGTGCTGATATTTGGCGCACAAGAAAGAAGTGAATTTCCTTTTGTAAAAGTGCTAGCTAAAAATATCACAAAAGCAGAGCTTTCAGCTACCGTAAGAGAGCAAATCGATTCTATGGGTACTAGCTACGCTAAAAGCTCTTATGAATTTATTAAGTTTAACGCCTAA
- the uvrC gene encoding excinuclease ABC subunit UvrC encodes MLIDEIRTLPNEPGVYQYFDAQNRLLYVGKAKILKNRVKSYFKFTPSLAPAEKLSPRISKMISEAVHLEYIVTPSEADALILENSFIKQLKPKYNILLRDDKTYPYIFINLNDDFPRFEITRKVVKGSNIRYFGPYFSGAGELLEALYLNFNLVQKKSCIKGKKACLFYQLKRCYAPCEGKISKESYAKIVSEAIMALQNPNLLITRLEELMLNYAKAEDYEQAAATRDKIQTLKNMQTKVEVDLAKLEDFEAYSVACVHDMICAVRFSVQSGKITGVKTDITQAKNAQKDEINEAYKQAILKSFIAGQPIISTKIYVHESFEDSELVEEILNERFGRKFSITCPKIGDKRKICEIATKNAEVSIEKYLKTHDNELLNEIKEYFDLAHTPYVVEAYDNSHLFGEASVGAMVRYEHGEWAKQNYRHMHLSSKNDYDQMKESLTARALRFDKLSPPDLWVIDGGEVLLNLACEILASSGANVDVIAISKEKIDAKAHRAKGEAKDKIYTKNGSFSLSTSDKKLQFFQKMRDESHRFVISFHRKTRQKNDMQRSILKQAGVSEGSIAKLISFYGSFDKISEANLDEVAKITNKSVAEKLAVLKEGNLK; translated from the coding sequence ATGCTAATAGACGAGATAAGAACGCTTCCAAACGAGCCTGGCGTATACCAGTATTTTGACGCGCAAAATAGACTTTTATATGTCGGCAAGGCCAAAATTTTAAAAAATAGGGTCAAAAGCTACTTTAAGTTTACCCCAAGTCTAGCTCCAGCCGAAAAGCTAAGTCCAAGAATTTCAAAGATGATAAGCGAAGCTGTGCATCTTGAATACATTGTCACACCAAGCGAGGCAGACGCGCTCATACTTGAAAATTCATTCATCAAGCAACTAAAACCAAAATACAATATCTTGCTTCGTGATGACAAGACATATCCTTATATCTTTATAAATTTAAATGATGATTTTCCAAGATTTGAGATCACTAGAAAAGTAGTAAAAGGCTCGAATATCCGCTATTTTGGGCCATATTTTAGCGGAGCTGGCGAGCTACTTGAGGCGCTTTATCTAAATTTTAATCTCGTTCAGAAAAAATCCTGCATCAAAGGCAAAAAAGCCTGCCTTTTTTATCAGCTAAAACGCTGCTATGCCCCGTGTGAAGGCAAAATTTCAAAAGAGAGCTACGCTAAGATCGTAAGTGAGGCTATCATGGCCTTACAAAATCCAAATTTACTTATAACTCGCCTTGAAGAGCTCATGCTAAACTACGCCAAGGCCGAAGACTACGAGCAAGCAGCCGCAACTAGAGATAAGATACAAACACTTAAAAATATGCAAACAAAGGTTGAAGTTGATCTTGCTAAGCTTGAGGACTTTGAGGCCTACTCGGTCGCTTGTGTGCATGATATGATCTGTGCGGTGAGATTTAGCGTGCAAAGTGGCAAGATAACTGGCGTAAAAACTGACATCACACAGGCCAAAAACGCCCAAAAAGATGAGATAAACGAAGCTTATAAGCAGGCTATTTTAAAAAGCTTCATAGCTGGACAGCCGATAATTAGCACCAAAATTTATGTGCATGAGAGCTTTGAAGATAGTGAGCTGGTGGAGGAAATTTTAAACGAGAGATTTGGACGTAAATTTAGCATCACATGCCCAAAAATAGGCGATAAGCGTAAAATTTGTGAGATCGCTACAAAAAACGCTGAAGTTAGCATCGAAAAATATCTAAAAACGCATGATAACGAGCTACTAAACGAAATAAAAGAGTACTTTGACCTAGCTCACACGCCTTACGTGGTTGAAGCCTACGATAACTCGCACCTTTTTGGCGAGGCAAGTGTCGGAGCGATGGTGCGCTATGAGCATGGCGAGTGGGCAAAGCAAAACTACCGTCACATGCACCTAAGCTCTAAAAACGACTACGATCAGATGAAAGAGAGTTTGACAGCCAGAGCACTTAGATTTGACAAGCTTAGCCCACCTGATCTTTGGGTTATTGACGGAGGCGAAGTGCTTTTAAACTTAGCCTGTGAAATTTTAGCAAGTAGTGGCGCAAATGTCGATGTGATCGCTATCTCAAAAGAAAAAATAGATGCCAAAGCTCACCGCGCAAAAGGTGAGGCAAAGGATAAAATTTACACAAAAAATGGTAGCTTTAGCCTAAGTACGAGCGATAAAAAGCTTCAGTTTTTCCAAAAAATGCGCGATGAAAGCCATAGATTTGTCATCAGCTTTCACAGAAAAACAAGGCAGAAAAACGATATGCAAAGATCAATCCTAAAGCAAGCTGGCGTATCTGAGGGTAGTATCGCGAAATTAATCAGCTTTTACGGAAGTTTTGATAAAATTAGCGAAGCGAATTTAGACGAAGTGGCAAAAATAACAAATAAAAGCGTAGCAGAAAAGCTTGCAGTGCTCAAAGAAGGAAATTTGAAGTGA
- the nhaD gene encoding sodium:proton antiporter NhaD has protein sequence MRFFGLLGLFFAMAFGADGETAAIDLTTTWAGILSLIIFVVGYFFIAAEENFHIDKAKPAIFIGTFMFLLIGVYMLINGMDVHSLEHEVNHLILEIAQIVFFLMVAMTFIEALIERDVFNALKYNLVSKGYTYRKLFWLTGVLAFFISPVADNLTTALILSTVLLTIDRNNTNFLVAGAINIVVAANAGGAWSPFGDITTLMAWAAGKAPFVDFFALFPASIIGWFVTAFLLSRVVPSTAPHFDVANEPKVVMKKGGKAVIFIGAFTIFCAVMMHQLFHLPAMWGMMFGFSLLSLYTYYFKKAHKNEEPMHVFHYMSKIENNTLFFFFGILAAVGALHFAGFLNYAVSLYDKFGSTAVNIGVGFLSAIVDNVPVMSAVLKANPAMGADAGEAMSQWLLVTLTAGIGGSMISFGSAAGVGVMGKLKGIYTFGAHMKYAWMVVLGYIVSIIVWYVQFEIFHIYF, from the coding sequence ATGAGGTTTTTTGGACTTCTAGGCTTGTTTTTCGCGATGGCTTTTGGTGCTGATGGAGAAACCGCAGCTATTGACTTAACTACTACATGGGCAGGAATTTTATCGCTTATCATTTTTGTTGTTGGATATTTTTTCATAGCAGCAGAAGAAAATTTCCATATTGATAAAGCAAAACCTGCTATCTTTATCGGTACGTTTATGTTCCTACTTATCGGCGTTTATATGCTTATAAATGGCATGGATGTGCATTCGCTTGAACATGAGGTAAATCACCTGATTTTAGAGATCGCTCAGATCGTATTTTTCTTGATGGTGGCGATGACATTTATCGAAGCACTTATAGAAAGAGACGTATTTAATGCACTTAAATATAATCTCGTATCAAAAGGTTATACTTATAGAAAACTATTTTGGCTAACTGGTGTTTTGGCATTTTTCATAAGCCCAGTAGCTGACAACCTAACAACAGCACTTATTCTTTCAACTGTTCTTCTAACAATAGATAGGAATAATACAAATTTCTTAGTTGCTGGTGCGATAAATATCGTTGTTGCAGCAAATGCGGGTGGAGCATGGAGTCCATTTGGCGATATCACTACGCTTATGGCTTGGGCTGCTGGAAAAGCACCATTTGTCGACTTTTTCGCACTTTTCCCAGCATCTATCATAGGTTGGTTTGTAACGGCATTTTTACTTTCTCGTGTAGTGCCAAGTACTGCACCACATTTTGATGTGGCAAATGAGCCAAAAGTGGTTATGAAAAAGGGCGGCAAAGCAGTTATCTTTATAGGCGCATTTACTATATTTTGTGCTGTTATGATGCACCAGCTTTTCCACTTACCAGCGATGTGGGGCATGATGTTTGGCTTCTCACTACTTAGTCTTTATACTTACTACTTCAAAAAAGCTCACAAAAATGAAGAACCAATGCATGTATTTCACTATATGTCAAAGATTGAAAACAACACACTATTTTTCTTCTTTGGAATTTTAGCTGCGGTTGGCGCTCTTCATTTTGCTGGATTTTTAAATTACGCTGTATCACTTTATGATAAATTTGGCTCAACTGCTGTAAATATCGGCGTTGGATTCCTTTCAGCGATCGTTGATAACGTCCCTGTTATGTCAGCTGTTTTAAAAGCAAATCCAGCAATGGGAGCTGATGCAGGTGAGGCAATGAGTCAGTGGCTATTAGTGACACTAACTGCTGGTATCGGCGGTTCGATGATCAGCTTTGGTTCAGCAGCTGGTGTTGGAGTAATGGGTAAATTAAAAGGAATTTATACCTTTGGTGCACATATGAAATACGCTTGGATGGTGGTTCTAGGATATATCGTATCGATCATTGTTTGGTATGTGCAGTTTGAAATTTTTCATATCTATTTTTAA
- the guaA gene encoding glutamine-hydrolyzing GMP synthase produces MNNTIIVLDFGSQYTQLIARRLREEGVYTEILPFNAKLSEIKAKEPKGIILSGGPASVYAKDAYFCDNGVFELNIPILGVCYGMQLLAHTHGAEVLAADQKEYGKAELNVIKEHELFKDTPSKQIVWMSHSDYVKDLPEGFEVIAVSENSPYCAFGDDKRKFYAIQFHAEVQHSEYGTQILKNFAKYICGCESTWNMGSFAKNKIEEIRKTVGTHKVLCAVSGGVDSSVTAALLAAAVPENLILVFVDNGLLRTNEREQVEATFRTKLGVELVSIDASEIFLGRLAGVVDPEKKRKIIGETFIEIFEQEAKKHGDVKFLAQGTLYTDIIESSVVGSSKTIKSHHNVGGLPDWMTFELIEPLREIFKDEVRKLGLELGLSRDLVFRHPFPGPGLAIRIMGEVNKPSLELLRKADVILRDELKSTGWYNKTWQAFCVLLNVNSVGVMGDNRTYENAVCVRVVDASDGMTASFSRLPYDLLENVSRRIINEVNGINRVVYDISSKPPATIEWE; encoded by the coding sequence ATGAACAATACGATTATAGTTTTGGATTTTGGTTCGCAATACACTCAGCTAATAGCCAGAAGGCTAAGAGAAGAGGGCGTCTACACTGAAATTTTGCCATTTAATGCAAAGCTTAGTGAGATAAAGGCGAAAGAGCCAAAAGGTATCATTTTAAGTGGCGGTCCAGCTAGTGTTTATGCTAAAGATGCTTATTTTTGCGATAATGGCGTCTTTGAGTTAAACATCCCTATACTTGGCGTTTGCTACGGTATGCAGCTACTTGCTCACACACATGGGGCTGAGGTTTTAGCAGCTGATCAAAAAGAGTATGGCAAGGCTGAGCTTAACGTTATTAAAGAGCATGAGCTATTTAAAGATACACCTTCAAAACAAATCGTATGGATGAGTCATAGCGACTATGTAAAGGACTTGCCAGAGGGCTTTGAAGTGATCGCTGTTAGTGAAAATTCACCTTATTGTGCTTTTGGCGATGATAAACGAAAATTTTATGCGATCCAGTTTCACGCAGAGGTGCAACACAGCGAATATGGCACGCAAATTTTAAAGAATTTCGCTAAATATATCTGTGGCTGCGAGAGCACATGGAACATGGGAAGCTTCGCTAAAAATAAGATAGAAGAGATAAGAAAAACAGTAGGCACTCACAAGGTACTTTGCGCAGTTAGTGGCGGCGTGGATAGCTCTGTAACTGCGGCACTTTTGGCGGCTGCTGTGCCAGAAAATTTGATCCTTGTCTTTGTTGATAACGGACTTCTTAGAACAAACGAAAGAGAGCAAGTTGAAGCTACATTTAGAACAAAGCTTGGCGTTGAGCTAGTTAGTATAGATGCGAGCGAGATCTTCCTTGGCCGCTTAGCTGGTGTGGTTGATCCTGAGAAAAAACGCAAGATCATAGGTGAGACATTTATAGAAATTTTTGAGCAAGAGGCTAAAAAGCACGGCGATGTGAAATTTCTAGCTCAGGGTACTCTTTATACTGATATTATCGAAAGCTCCGTAGTTGGCTCAAGCAAAACGATAAAGAGCCACCACAATGTTGGAGGTTTGCCTGATTGGATGACATTTGAGCTAATAGAGCCGCTAAGAGAAATTTTTAAAGATGAGGTTAGAAAGCTTGGTCTTGAGCTTGGACTAAGCCGTGATTTAGTATTCCGTCATCCTTTCCCAGGACCAGGCCTTGCTATCCGCATAATGGGCGAGGTAAATAAACCAAGCCTTGAATTGCTTCGCAAAGCTGATGTGATCTTACGTGATGAGCTAAAGAGCACTGGCTGGTACAACAAAACTTGGCAGGCATTCTGCGTGCTTTTAAATGTAAATTCTGTTGGTGTTATGGGTGATAACCGCACTTATGAAAACGCTGTTTGCGTACGTGTGGTTGATGCGAGCGATGGCATGACTGCGAGCTTTTCAAGACTCCCTTATGATTTACTTGAAAATGTAAGTCGCCGCATTATAAACGAGGTAAACGGCATAAACCGCGTAGTTTACGATATCTCAAGCAAGCCACCTGCAACTATTGAGTGGGAATAG
- a CDS encoding YbgA family protein: MRHKDTRIECEELWAKNKYFVLSKSHKAYLEIRAYLREKEPDVVWLNEKIQETRDMKESKKDFSNAILHIWGYFKKDASTIEKQVLFDILNGYMEGENSQKVVIEYINTLLKKYPNEYLEKSTLLTGEKYETMA, encoded by the coding sequence ATGAGACACAAAGATACAAGAATAGAATGTGAAGAGTTATGGGCAAAAAATAAATATTTTGTACTAAGCAAATCGCATAAAGCATATTTGGAGATAAGGGCGTATTTGAGGGAAAAAGAACCGGATGTTGTATGGCTAAATGAAAAAATACAGGAAACAAGAGATATGAAGGAGAGCAAAAAAGATTTTAGTAATGCCATTCTTCATATATGGGGATATTTTAAAAAAGACGCAAGTACGATTGAAAAACAGGTATTATTTGATATATTAAATGGATATATGGAAGGGGAAAATAGTCAGAAGGTTGTAATTGAATACATTAACACTTTACTAAAGAAATACCCTAATGAATATTTAGAAAAATCAACCTTGTTAACAGGAGAAAAATATGAGACTATGGCATGA
- a CDS encoding TIGR02328 family protein yields the protein MRLWHEKLIHLLPKSQLLGQHRECCALRGNGWKKKHKTVDYVFSYSPYHLFIYHVLVMEEMEKRGYKVSAEWKDKNYRGSTAVKYDNLKEEIIGSPIYKEHNIEYLADCIENLRNKGIHLKV from the coding sequence ATGAGACTATGGCATGAAAAACTTATCCACTTATTGCCCAAAAGTCAGCTTCTTGGGCAACATAGGGAATGTTGTGCTCTGAGGGGCAATGGATGGAAAAAGAAACATAAAACTGTGGACTATGTGTTTTCATATTCTCCGTATCATCTTTTTATTTACCATGTATTGGTTATGGAGGAGATGGAAAAAAGAGGATATAAAGTTTCTGCGGAATGGAAAGATAAAAATTATAGAGGAAGCACAGCAGTAAAGTATGATAATCTTAAAGAGGAAATTATAGGCAGTCCAATTTACAAAGAGCACAATATCGAATATCTAGCTGATTGCATAGAAAATTTAAGAAACAAAGGTATACATTTAAAAGTATAG
- a CDS encoding cupin domain-containing protein, with the protein MSQIYSLDKDTKIVEKSVVSKRLFQNKNASVDIYAFDEGEELDHEMLFIDSLAWVIDGEAQLVYGKKQMKLGYDEACLIEAKTWRKLKFTKKTKYLLIDFKENVMIDHLPKAAIFSLVDAVEYEKGKIVSKTLVKNENGSMSLLSFDTDQELSTHAAPGDALLIALDGEMKLTIGDEHFDIKKGDTIVLPGKIPHGLKIKDKFKMLLIVTKDKM; encoded by the coding sequence ATGAGTCAAATTTATAGTCTAGACAAAGATACAAAAATAGTTGAAAAAAGTGTCGTTAGCAAAAGGCTCTTTCAAAACAAAAACGCAAGCGTCGATATATACGCATTTGACGAAGGTGAGGAGCTAGACCACGAGATGCTTTTTATAGATAGCCTTGCCTGGGTGATAGACGGCGAAGCGCAGCTCGTGTATGGCAAAAAGCAGATGAAGCTTGGGTACGATGAAGCCTGCCTTATCGAGGCAAAAACCTGGCGAAAACTCAAATTTACAAAGAAAACAAAATATTTACTAATAGATTTTAAGGAGAATGTTATGATAGATCATTTACCTAAGGCAGCTATTTTTAGCTTAGTTGATGCAGTGGAATACGAAAAAGGCAAGATAGTTAGCAAGACGCTTGTTAAAAATGAGAATGGCTCGATGTCGCTGCTTAGTTTTGACACAGACCAAGAGCTCTCAACTCACGCAGCTCCAGGCGATGCACTACTTATCGCACTTGATGGTGAGATGAAGCTAACTATTGGTGATGAACATTTTGATATCAAAAAAGGCGATACCATCGTGCTACCAGGCAAAATACCACATGGATTAAAGATAAAAGATAAATTTAAAATGCTCTTAATCGTCACTAAAGACAAAATGTAA
- a CDS encoding multidrug effflux MFS transporter: protein MKKENSKLFLLLFLGALSAFGPFVTDLYLPALPAITEWFKTSVTATQLTITTSMAGLAIGQLIVGPISDKFGRKLPLTISLIVYTISTIFIFFSQNIQFFIFMRIIQGLASAGSLVISRAVVSDLYKGHEMTKFFSLMMVVNGLAPILSPIGGSLLLKFTDWRGIFMALTIIGILLFIANFYFKESLSQSNRLKMPLLVTYSVFGKILRKKKFILFVSIQTFAMGAMFAYIASSSFIFQEFYSLSPVSYSFCFALNGLGLVIGARLASLLNERKALKAGLSGTLFASIFIAFMLCFKFEVIGVIIAFFLLLLFTGFVLPTASSLAMNEGREYAGSASAILGFCPFFLGGVVSPLVGLGNIFYSTSIVILVCTLLALISFLRLKRVA from the coding sequence ATGAAAAAAGAAAATTCCAAGCTATTTTTGTTACTATTTTTAGGTGCTCTCTCTGCCTTTGGACCATTTGTGACAGATCTTTATTTGCCAGCACTTCCGGCTATTACTGAGTGGTTTAAAACAAGCGTTACAGCTACACAATTAACGATCACGACATCGATGGCAGGCTTAGCCATAGGTCAGCTCATAGTTGGCCCAATAAGTGATAAATTTGGCCGAAAATTGCCCCTTACCATCTCGCTCATCGTCTATACGATAAGCACTATTTTTATATTTTTCTCGCAAAATATCCAGTTTTTTATCTTTATGCGCATCATCCAAGGACTAGCAAGTGCCGGCAGTTTGGTTATTTCAAGGGCTGTTGTTAGTGATCTTTATAAGGGCCATGAAATGACTAAATTTTTTAGCCTTATGATGGTCGTAAATGGTCTAGCCCCGATACTTTCACCAATTGGCGGTAGTTTGCTGCTTAAATTTACCGACTGGCGTGGCATCTTTATGGCACTTACTATCATTGGTATCTTACTTTTTATTGCAAATTTTTATTTCAAAGAGAGCTTGAGTCAGTCAAATCGCTTAAAAATGCCTTTGTTGGTGACTTATAGTGTTTTTGGCAAAATTTTAAGAAAGAAAAAATTTATACTTTTCGTAAGCATTCAGACATTTGCGATGGGTGCAATGTTTGCCTATATAGCGTCATCTTCGTTTATATTTCAAGAATTTTATTCTCTAAGTCCAGTAAGTTATAGCTTTTGCTTTGCTTTAAATGGTTTAGGGCTTGTTATAGGAGCAAGGCTTGCTAGTCTTTTAAATGAGAGAAAAGCACTCAAAGCTGGACTTTCTGGCACCTTGTTTGCTAGCATTTTTATTGCTTTTATGCTTTGCTTTAAATTTGAAGTGATCGGCGTCATTATCGCATTTTTCTTATTGCTTCTTTTTACAGGATTTGTCTTGCCAACTGCTTCATCGCTAGCTATGAACGAAGGCAGAGAATATGCTGGCTCAGCCTCAGCGATACTTGGATTTTGCCCATTTTTCTTAGGCGGCGTAGTCTCTCCGTTAGTTGGGCTTGGTAATATATTTTACTCGACTTCTATTGTTATTTTAGTCTGCACATTACTTGCTTTGATATCTTTTTTAAGGTTAAAAAGAGTTGCGTAA
- a CDS encoding uroporphyrinogen-III synthase, producing MRKIYLISNTKTTDESVVNLSVSKIEFLKFELNLSEYDVLVATSKNAFNALKFNNIKAINLPVFAIANSCAAAAREFGFSEIYTGKNAHGDDFAREILPLLKGKNVLYLKGRDSASNFLEILQNGGVNIKVIIAYENVLNPCKMELRPPKNSILIFASPLNVKNFLSNFGWDESYQAISIGKVTAKELKFTEPIVSQSQDINACIALAKTLL from the coding sequence TTGCGTAAAATTTATCTTATTTCAAATACAAAAACGACTGATGAGAGCGTTGTAAATTTAAGCGTTAGCAAGATCGAGTTTTTAAAATTTGAGCTAAATTTAAGTGAATATGATGTGCTGGTAGCTACTTCTAAAAATGCTTTTAATGCATTAAAATTTAACAATATAAAAGCTATAAATTTGCCAGTCTTTGCCATCGCAAATAGTTGTGCGGCAGCCGCAAGAGAGTTTGGATTTAGTGAAATTTATACCGGAAAGAACGCTCACGGAGATGACTTCGCAAGGGAAATTTTGCCACTTTTAAAAGGTAAAAATGTTCTTTATCTAAAAGGTAGAGATAGCGCTTCAAATTTCTTAGAAATTTTGCAAAATGGCGGAGTAAATATAAAAGTAATTATCGCCTATGAAAATGTCTTAAATCCTTGCAAAATGGAGTTAAGACCACCAAAAAATAGCATTTTGATCTTCGCTTCTCCGCTAAATGTCAAAAATTTTCTTAGTAATTTTGGCTGGGATGAGAGCTATCAAGCGATAAGCATTGGAAAGGTCACTGCAAAAGAGCTAAAATTTACCGAGCCAATAGTGAGCCAAAGTCAAGATATAAACGCCTGTATCGCGCTTGCCAAAACATTACTTTAA